A single window of Enterobacteriaceae bacterium ESL0689 DNA harbors:
- the hemW gene encoding radical SAM family heme chaperone HemW → MADLPPISLYIHIPWCVQKCPYCDFNSHGLKGEIPGDEYVQHLLNDLRADVDWLQGRQVSSIFIGGGTPSLLTDIAIQTLLDGVRATLPLAADAEITMEANPGTLEAERFVGYQHAGVNRLSIGVQSFNDKKLQRLGRIHDAAEAKRAASLASRLGLRSFNLDLMHGLPDQSCAEALDDLRQAIDLRPPHLSWYQLTIEPNTLFGSRPPRLPDEDELWDIFAQGHQLLITAGYQQYETSAYARAGYQCQHNLNYWRFGDYLGIGCGAHAKVTFADGQILRVAKTRHPRGYMRGNYRQRQHYVTTADKPFEYFMNRFRLLEAAPRDEFSRYTGLDESTIRQQIDTAIAQGYLTEQPQSWQITEQGKLFLNTLLTLFLADDEPRNQ, encoded by the coding sequence ATGGCTGATTTGCCGCCGATCAGTCTCTATATTCATATTCCCTGGTGCGTACAGAAATGCCCCTACTGTGATTTCAACTCACATGGGCTAAAAGGCGAAATACCTGGCGATGAGTATGTTCAGCACCTGCTGAATGATCTGCGTGCGGATGTCGACTGGCTACAGGGGCGGCAAGTCAGCTCCATTTTTATCGGCGGCGGCACGCCGAGTCTGCTCACCGATATAGCGATCCAGACTTTGCTTGATGGTGTGCGCGCTACGCTCCCCCTTGCCGCCGATGCCGAGATCACGATGGAGGCCAATCCCGGCACCCTCGAGGCAGAGCGGTTTGTCGGCTATCAGCATGCAGGGGTGAATCGCCTCTCTATCGGGGTACAAAGTTTTAACGACAAAAAACTGCAACGTCTTGGCCGTATTCATGATGCTGCCGAAGCGAAACGGGCAGCATCGCTGGCCAGCCGTCTGGGATTGCGCAGTTTTAACCTCGATCTGATGCATGGTTTACCGGATCAATCTTGCGCTGAGGCACTGGATGATCTGCGTCAGGCGATCGATCTTCGTCCTCCCCACCTTTCGTGGTATCAGCTCACGATCGAACCGAATACCCTGTTCGGCTCACGACCGCCCCGATTGCCGGATGAAGATGAATTATGGGATATTTTTGCCCAGGGGCACCAATTGCTGATCACCGCAGGTTATCAGCAATATGAAACTTCTGCTTACGCCAGAGCGGGGTATCAGTGCCAGCACAATCTGAACTACTGGCGTTTTGGTGACTACCTCGGCATCGGCTGCGGCGCACATGCTAAGGTGACATTTGCCGATGGACAGATCCTGCGGGTCGCCAAAACGCGCCATCCCAGGGGCTATATGCGCGGAAATTATCGCCAGCGCCAGCACTATGTGACCACAGCAGATAAACCATTCGAATATTTTATGAATCGTTTTCGTTTGCTGGAAGCGGCACCGCGCGATGAATTTAGCCGCTATACCGGTCTTGATGAAAGCACCATCCGCCAGCAAATCGATACCGCTATCGCCCAGGGATATCTGACGGAACAGCCCCAGTCCTGGCAGATAACCGAGCAGGGTAAACTGTTTTTAAACACATTACTGACCCTGTTTCTGGCTGACGATGAGCCACGGAATCAATAG
- a CDS encoding XTP/dITP diphosphatase, with translation MQKVVLATSNPGKIRELDSLLAAVGIDIVAQSDLGVDSAEENGLTFIENALLKARHAAEITGLPAIADDSGLAVAALGGAPGIYSARYAGENASDQQNVQKLLTALQDVPDNQRQAQFHCVLVYLRHASDPVPIVCHGVWQGSITRQMSGNGGFGYDPIFFVPSAGKTAAELSREEKSAISHRGQALKQLLEALRHG, from the coding sequence ATGCAAAAAGTTGTTCTCGCCACCAGTAATCCGGGAAAAATTCGTGAGCTGGACTCACTGCTTGCCGCAGTGGGTATTGATATTGTTGCGCAAAGCGATCTCGGCGTCGATTCCGCCGAAGAGAACGGGCTGACCTTTATCGAAAATGCCCTTCTGAAAGCACGCCATGCGGCAGAAATCACCGGGTTGCCCGCCATTGCGGATGATTCCGGCCTGGCAGTCGCGGCATTAGGCGGCGCACCGGGGATCTATTCCGCGCGTTACGCCGGAGAAAACGCCAGCGACCAGCAAAATGTACAAAAACTGCTGACCGCCTTGCAGGATGTCCCGGACAACCAGCGTCAGGCACAATTTCACTGTGTTCTGGTCTATCTGCGCCATGCGTCTGATCCGGTTCCCATCGTCTGTCATGGCGTCTGGCAGGGCAGTATTACCCGTCAAATGAGCGGTAACGGTGGCTTTGGTTATGACCCGATTTTCTTCGTTCCCAGCGCCGGGAAAACAGCCGCCGAACTTAGCCGTGAAGAGAAAAGCGCCATCTCCCACCGTGGGCAGGCACTAAAACAGTTACTGGAAGCACTACGTCATGGCTGA
- the yggU gene encoding DUF167 family protein YggU, producing the protein MSAVEVCDDGLRLRLYIQPKASRDTIVGQHGDEIKIAITAPPVDGQANAHLVKFLARQFRVARSQVQIERGENGRHKQLKIIQPQQIPTLIATLIK; encoded by the coding sequence ATGAGTGCGGTTGAAGTCTGTGATGACGGGCTCAGATTGCGCTTATATATCCAGCCCAAAGCCAGCCGTGACACGATCGTCGGACAACATGGTGATGAGATCAAAATCGCCATTACCGCTCCGCCGGTGGACGGTCAGGCCAATGCTCATCTGGTAAAATTCCTCGCCAGGCAGTTCCGGGTCGCCAGAAGTCAGGTACAAATAGAAAGAGGGGAAAACGGGCGTCACAAGCAGCTAAAAATCATTCAGCCGCAACAAATTCCGACACTCATCGCAACACTGATAAAATAG